In Quercus lobata isolate SW786 chromosome 12, ValleyOak3.0 Primary Assembly, whole genome shotgun sequence, a genomic segment contains:
- the LOC115971343 gene encoding uncharacterized protein LOC115971343, with translation METLVVVAQHRNHHHHQYYSSSSNGKAHGSGRFGFRFGSSVPSTGINCRSYQSGAGILPTPFKAFYSPVTKHTCSPSSPPSQSHSSSDCNTTHTSAKSTPIDIVKKGCEKESAFIGNESATGCSCECGCGRSGGLSFCELWAGPTYSNSPPPSSLPIPKFSLKPKRTVSLDLPSGSDLVADNNHHPIAKSAPPSPTREHSNCTRDMFATKTLRRILNLDVDDDE, from the coding sequence ATGGAGACACTCGTCGTTGTGGCTCAGCATagaaaccaccaccaccaccaatactatagtagtagtagtaacGGTAAGGCCCATGGGTCGGGTCGGTTCGGTTTCCGATTCGGATCATCGGTGCCTTCTACAGGGATCAATTGCCGGAGTTACCAATCTGGGGCAGGTATACTCCCAACCCCATTCAAGGCTTTCTATTCTCCTGTAACCAAACATACCTGTTCACCATCATCACCACCTTCACAGTCACACTCTTCATCTGATTGCAACACCACACACACTAGTGCCAAAAGCACTCCTATTGATATTGTGAAGAAAGGTTGTGAGAAAGAGAGTGCTTTTATTGGTAATGAGAGTGCCACTGGTTGTAGTTGTGAGTGTGGGTGTGGGAGGAGTGGGGGTCTCTCATTTTGTGAGCTCTGGGCTGGACCCACTTACTCAAACTCACCACCCCCGAGTTCTCTGCCCATACCCAAGTTTTCGCTCAAGCCGAAACGGACTGTGTCACTTGATTTGCCATCTGGGTCGGATTTGGTGGCAGATAACAACCACCACCCAATTGCTAAGTCTGCACCCCCATCACCTACTAGGGAGCATAGCAATTGCACAAGGGATATGTTTGCGACCAAGACTCTGCGTCGCATTCTCAAtcttgatgttgatgatgatgagtgA
- the LOC115972451 gene encoding uncharacterized protein LOC115972451, with protein sequence MMKVHPAPKKRNMKTNQCGVAPKKLRRLPHVFARVLELPIRSTVDVSVQETSDSLRFIVSTTTNNNKDKSNMSQVRAHTIKILPGMTKVVIKGIGGGDDEDDELDVWRFRLPSYTRPEMTSARFSGGKLVVTVPKGMDTVNNSDGDGDDDNNNGESKIKEKGWGGGSGRLILIQ encoded by the coding sequence ATGATGAAGGTTCACCCAGCACCAAAAAAGCGAAACATGAAGACAAACCAATGCGGCGTCGCACCCAAGAAGCTACGAAGACTCCCCCACGTGTTCGCCAGAGTCCTCGAGCTTCCTATACGCTCAACCGTCGATGTTTCAGTTCAAGAAACCTCTGACTCTCTTCGTTTCATTGTCAGTACCACCACCAACAATAACAAAGACAAGTCAAATATGAGCCAAGTGAGAGCTCATACGATCAAAATCTTGCCGGGCATGACGAAAGTTGTGATTAAAGGAATAGGTGGTGGAGATGATGAAGATGACGAGCTTGATGTCTGGCGGTTTAGGCTCCCGTCTTATACGAGACCTGAGATGACAAGCGCGAGGTTTAGCGGTGGTAAACTTGTCGTCACCGTGCCTAAGGGCATGGACACGGTGAATAAtagtgatggtgatggtgatgatgataataacaacggtgaaagtaaaataaaagagaagggTTGGGGTGGAGGGAGTGGAAGACTGATTCTTATACAGTAA